In the genome of Aedes aegypti strain LVP_AGWG chromosome 2, AaegL5.0 Primary Assembly, whole genome shotgun sequence, the window ctcgacgccgagcaacatcagcactgctggtctgttgccaaatcattccattttacttccgcttatctctctataaaggatcactagtggtgaccaatgggataaattttcaacgcggagcgctgtttggttctcaagtcaaGGAATGTTTGAATTGTAACATAATGAGGGACACCACGTTAGGGACTATGAAACGAGACTAAGATTACTCACATCACTCATAGCATACGACCAATTTAAATGATTTCGTAAAGAGATGGGATACGGCTCGTTGAAAAAAGCAGAAAATACGATACAATTCCTGATATCTTTCGACACTCGACTGCAATTGGTCTTAAAGATAAAAAGATCTAAAACCAACTCAGCAGGAGAAATTTATCATAAGATGAATAACAGCTACGTgaaattttggagaatttgtagaagaattcattaaaaattcgtGGAATATCtcttttgttataaaatttatagaaaaatccttgtaaaaagatcctggagcactgtgttttattttctcgatttcatgcgcttttcgAATAgcacccaaaccgttgattttagcgatatagtttgttcggagaagtttcttggtatattaatgcgcaacttttgacgaaaacaTCTTTGTgctcaatccacctagcagtgagatagaaaaactagtttttcaaaacatttagatagacatatggtgtcttcggcaaagttgtagaattggtaatttgaaacaactttgtcaaagacacgatttttctgtctcttatactttttgagatatatgccgttgtatgtgaatggcccctaaaaatcatactttttatcataacatttttccaagatttttaatattttttgtgctTTCTACAAAGCCGAACCCGAAACCCgtttttttgctgaacatatcatcaccctatcttttgaagtaataaagttattcatgaattactcttttttcaagggttagtttaggcctctataactgtctacggcgcaaaatggcgctgACAACTTTTTTTctaatcatgaaagtaccatatctcccctttcggcatttggtaaaagtttttttctataagcgtctttgcatgggtttttactataaaaccaataagccttattaaaacgaattcgactgacaattcttttactttaagaaatagagaggtgcgatgttcagcaaaaacactcgttttaagatgtttaacaactttgtagaagacatgaaaatttttaaaaatcttgtaaaagagttacgggaAAAGCCTTACAACGCAGGGGGGGCTTTTCTTCGGGAAAGCCTTACAACGCAGTGCAACACTGATTCATACTTCCGACCTATCTTTGGAACCTCCaatccgttaccaatgataatggcctgtggcttgtaaccttcgctgctgctagaggaatggcaatcagcagtaccacGCAAGAATATACGCAAACTCACCTGGCGATACCAAAATGCTCCCAAATAAACCATGTGCTGCTGGTTGATAAgaaacatttctcagatgtcatggatgtcagaaCCTTCCAAGGCCtaaatatcgactcggatcattaacTCGTTGTAGCCAAAATTcaggcgcggttatccagcgtcaccaTTTCCAGACTAACAGAACACAgcgcttcaatatccaacgcttgtCGATTGAtagggtagctgcacagtaccgccagcagctagacgagcagttgggaagaatcaacgtttatGGACATGTCAGCATGACGCTATCTACAAATCTGTGACAAGAACGGCGCGGAAAGTGATTGGCattggtcaacgacgaagacgaaacgattGAAGAATGACAGACCAGAAGAATGTCGGCAGAAGCcttatgcttgtggccggtacccgacagaacagagagcggtacggggcagcgagagccgtagaaaagcgaatccatcgcagaaagaaatGATAGCACGAAGAGAGtatggtagctgaagctcaagatagcATAAACCGGAACGATGTGCGGATATTTTATTCAATGGTCACAATACCATAGATCgagatcgagaagggaatttgcagatcgataaaacggcggtgacTGACAGGTGGAATGAACACTTTCAGcagttgttgaacggtgaaaatggaaatatagcgagaaacaggatgaacattgacggtgtcgatcaagctgtggacccaccgaccataggacaGGTTAGAAAGGCATAGGAccgggaaggacgagatcccggtcgagcttctcaagcacggaagtgagcagcttcaCCAGTCGATCCGCCAAGTATTTCTGaaagtatgggaggacgaagaaatgtccaccggctggttggatggcctcatatacccaatctacaagaaagggcatagactagagtgtgccaattacagaagaATTACCCTGCAGCATCCGGCTTTCAAAATACGGTCGCGCATCCTGTTGAACAGACTGAGATCGCTCGAGGAGTCCATCGTCGACGAAtgccaagctggttttcgtgagggccgctcGACGTTTGCCATACGAGTGATCCTAGATATATTCCGGAAGTATAAGCTGCAGATTCACAacctgtttattgatttcaagacagcgtacgattcagtgagaAGAAATGAGCCTTGGCGGATAATGTCTGATCATGGTTTTCCGGGGAAACtatttaggctgatacgtgtGACGCGGGATGGTTTGAAATCAAGTGTTTGGATTGCAGACGAGGTACCAAActcgtttgtgacgttagacggttaaaagcagggagacgcactttcaaaTTAATTGTTCAACatggtgctattaggagatctggcgtgcagagtgATTCCGCGAAGTGataagacgtgttgcggctgcgaatggACTATGTAACCAACTTAGGTACCACAACtcgcaaacgaaaaaaaaataataaataaatacattgattttgatttttccgtCGGCTCTCTACGGGTACAAAGCGTGGATGTTCaaagaggcagaccggaaagTCGAAAATAATATTGAGCAGGGAACAAGGTCGACCTCTACCGGAGATCACGAATACGTCCAcagctgtacgcagtggaagaggacctggtaATCCCAGatgttcggggcaactggagaagggtgcacgacgttaggcataaatacgttaggcataaggacgttaggcataagtacgataggcataaatacgataggcataatagacgtttggcataatggatgtttggcataatggacattaggcataacggacgataggcataattcacagaataaaaatatgaaattgttTGTGTGAAAAGTGAACTGACTTTTTTGGTAATTGTGAAGGGTTTCGATGATCAAAAGTGTGTCTTTTGAATAACGATTGCCTTGAAGTCGTCCCATAGTTGTGAATCCATTGAGGTCAATTTCTAGGACAAAACTTGATTaaatgtttagaatgaaaatgttgtaaattgCCTTCATTGGATTTGTGGTAACTTTTGTGACCATAGgttaaagccatgctgaaggtactTTAATTCGGTTCCAAGTCGATCCAGGATCCTTGGCCATGAAGTATAAACGTGCTCATGTATCGTGTAaaaataagaatgcaaaatggccactttggcaaaacaaacatttggtTAAAAACTATGAAAGAGCTTCTAGAACACTAAGCAAAGAGCTTGAGTTGTGGCGTAATGTCAAGAATATGAACGACGTTGTAACTGCTGCTCATTTTTGAGGTtgacaaatttttcatcagagattatcccttctttatattgaaggctgttcttcatagttATATTGTTGACAAAATTGTTGGAGTTGCTGCTTATgctttaatcagaaaatttttcttctttcataattaaactgttctttcgagatatgcttattcaaaaattaatgtCACTATTGCTCCTAACACTTCAATCATACATTTTCCTTTCTCTgaatcataggctattctttatacttataCGGTCAATTTAAAGACTGTTAGAAAGGGACCTTCTTCCAATAATATGCTGTTTTGTGGATTCTTGCTGTTCTAATAGTTATCGGAATTGTAGATTTCAAGGTGCTCTCGGCATTGCCTTCATATGTGACTGATCAAAACTATTTacaaatctcgcatactctgagataacgccctaaaagccattggtagctacgtgtgtagctcgttgtttctgagtaaaagaaagaataagcattcaaaccaacatcacgggcaggtagataatgatcctttcttccccatagcgttgttaaatagcatgaaaatccattcaaatgctcagaaactacgagctacacacatggttaccaatggcttttaaggcgagatcagaagttatgcgagaaatcatcgaaaattgttgGCTGCTTTCACCACATTAAATTGATGAGCAGACTTAGAGTGGGAATATAACGCTTTTCTTGGCGTCTACCAGAATATTATTGTTAAAAATGATGTCACCTATCATAACATAAATTTGTTAATTGACCTAAGATATTTGTCTTCAAGGTAATCATTTGCATTATAAGTACTAATTATTATAGGGAAgttttcccttctttagaattaacgcaattatgtaagagaaatataccaaaaaaaaatgtaatatactCACCAAACTAAAAACCTCTAGAAATAAATAACACTTGCACATATGAATGGGttcttacaaaaatggattgaACTGGACTTCAGAATGATAACAATGACCATGAAAACAATCTTCTTCCATATCTTGTGATAATAGATTCATTGTCAATTTTCTTAACACCGGAAATAGTAATTAATAACCAACCAATTAACCCACCCCCTctcaatgctttttgtatgaattttctccattttttatgagctgttacatctcaaggacacccacccacccccatcaacgttatggaatttgtaaatggaCTCAAACAGTTTTCGATATGCGAAGAATATTGAATGGCACACTcgcaagttattttatgccaaacgtccattatgcctaatgtattttatgcctaacatccattatgcctaatgtctttatgcctaacgtccattatgcctaacatatttatgcctaacgtccttatgcctaacgtctttatgcctaatggggtatactcacTGGAGAAGTATCGCACAAGACCGACGAAGAACGACACTTCTCGGACGGGTGTTGCAACTGACGGTATCTGATCATAGCCATTCAACAGACGTTGTAGTATCTATGCACCAAGTATAgcttttttcttatttctaagctctacaatacgcccggcaatggcatgacgctacgctgtagctaTCAAGGTACAAGGTGGgtatgtattatattattaccATTTGTTTTATGGACAGTTGACTGAGAGGATAGTAACAAATGAACCTCAAACAGAGGTTGTTTTGAGTCTAAAAATGAATCGTTAAAAAAagataaggtaccccggggcaagtggaacataaaaaaaatgataagtagatgaaaaaaccgaatttagtactataccatttaattctagtacacgacactgaagacggccttaacagttgaggtcgaaatacgcgtatctgtcaaaggatacaaactctatggtcttatccactggtgtactaagccagctcggtcgaagaattttgacactagagcgggtccagatcacgtggggatcatacgggagcgtgccccgctcaagtgtcacaattctcagaccgagtaaatttagtacaccggtggattagaccattggaattaaatggtatggtactaaattcgttttttttcatctacttataggtattctactaaactgccgtgaatcgcaagtctgTAAAAattaggcattgagaaaatgagaAAATGGctttgaagtttccaaactcgttttccatacaaatattcaaaaaattccagaggattggagcatgttcaaaccttaatgaaactttcacaatttggtTTTCACAACGAtatctttccaagaaaaatgtaaagatgatcaaagcacggttcatttttgtgttacacggtgcggaaatatgtaatgggactgacatgcggttACTTTTAATAATGGGACAATTTGTCTTGCTGTTcatttcctattttttccgaacaaatcatattatctcattagtgcagctagCTGAAAGAACATTTGATGATATggtgaaaactgaactcaactcaattttgacgaaaatgcagatgggactgacttgcgattcacggcagtaaacagctcgaagatttattataaaaaaaatgatagttACACTACATTGTACAATATAATTCCAGCAGAGTAAAATTTTAAGAATATAACACCACATACACAACCTCATGATACCTTTCTTGTCACTAGCGTACCTTTGAATGTATAGAAATGATTGAAATTAGCTTGTTGGAtaaatgtttgaaattgttcaataggtcccacttaccccgttaaacggggcaagtgggactcATGAAGCCATacttaaatttaataaatatgtttcatttttttacatgaatttaTATGTTTTCTAAACAAAAGAGTCATGCAGACATTTTGTCACGCTCTGAGGGAGGTTACAGTCCAACCTCCATGAGTCCATATCTGAAgcgaccatcgactcatggaacagaaatactttggaaagctgtttgaagggaccatagtTATCATGAACTTGTGTTTCTAGTATAGttacatgagtcgatatcgagtatggaacatcgactcgtggaggtttcactgtacgtACACATTTTCAAAGTTCCCAAAAAGTATGACAATAAAGAAGGATTTAAATAAAGACAATaaagaagaaatttaaaaatgttcaagtcttttttttaacatgtttaaCAAACTTTGATTCCTCAAACTCAAGAATCCTTCATTCAATCATAAGCAATCATCAACAATTGCAACCAAGTTTTTTCATTCGAAGTCGAAGAAATCGGCATGATTTGCAGAATCTGCATAACTTGCAAATGGAATAAAATGATGGTTTGGACTATGTGACAAATTTAGGAAACGAGATGAGTGAACTatgatttgttttcaaaaaagtttcatgTTGTAATTCAAAAGTACATTGATTTTGTgaattcaatacaaatcattATCGTTCATTAAGTCTGAACAAAAAAATCTGTCGCATCGGCTCAAGAAATACGAATCGGCTTTCTACGCAGCTTCTTGAGAAGTGATGTCGACTTCATTGGTAATTTTTCTTTAAGTTTAGCTCGTTTCGTAACTTCGCTTTTGCTGCACGGTCGACGTTTTTCTCTTCCTTCATTTGAATTGTATCGTTCTGCTCTTCACGTTTGATTTTCGGCAACTGTTTGATCTTGTCTTGCTCGTTTTTATCTTTAATTATGTTAACCACTTCTTTCGATGTGATTACCTCAGCACCCGTGCACATGACCTTTATGCCAATTTATTTTATGCCAAGCGGCTTTATGCAAATGGTTTTATATCAAATGACGTTCTCCCAAATCTTGCAAGGAAACTTAGAAAGATGAATCGCTTGACAAATCTGGAATCGCTGGATACCGAGAGAGAATCTTTTggggaaattctgaagaaaacaaAGAATTGCTAAAAGTTCCCCTGGAATTATTTCCGAAGGATTCTGTAGATTAATCCTTATAGGAAACTGTagcaaattcctggaggaattataGTAGATATTTTgaagtaaaaatttcttcaaaatatctaCTATAATTAACATAATTGAGCTGaaactattttttcactttAAAAATCTTGATGGTCAATAAAGGCCACTGGAATTAGTTTCATTTAGAGATATACattcttatgagagtggccaGATTATGGTATATGGGAGTTTAAATTATAAGaggaataaattatttttcttatttttttaaagacaccgtCACGTTAATGCTTTCAGTGCACTATTTGCACTTTggaggaagcaccacactagacaacggactagcatgcaacgcccagtggcacagtcgacaTACGTTCCTAacaaaaagttttccggactgaagcaggaatcgaacccacactccttgactcgatgcgactaaatgcttggtaacactaatcgcacggccacgaagcccacatgcTGTTTATTTTCTGATCAATTTGACGATTGAATGAATGTGGCTCTGTCATGTGAATGTGGTTTACTgaacacgaaatgtttcatgctgattggctatgtaaaacggtgtataatccactaagGCGTTATGGCCAAAATCGGTTCTTCTAAACCCTATATAGAGTCTGTTTCATAACCTTGTCTGATATGATAGCAAGATGGAATAAGATGGGATTCTAGCGAAaagagagcatgtagctccatatcACTGGGTTCGAATAGCGGCCTACTAAATACCTAAATAGTACTAAATGTACTAAATGTACATGGTTGCAGTGACTCTCAAAAATgtagagagcgagtaatggcgcttaagtCTAGGCTATGATAAGAGCCAGAACACTAGGAGGAAATTCCGGTGTTCCAACCCCTGGACCATCGGATAACTATGGAGTGCAAATAACCTTTCTTAGCAATACCACTCCCAACGATCATAACCCGGTCGAATCACTCGCTTATGGTGAATCCTAGACCATCATTCACTTACCCACCCACCCATCTACAtccttgacatctatgagggcgtcgATGAGTCGCTGGCCTCTCGCTAAGTAGATATCATATCATCATTATCCTTTCCTATCCCagtaacggagaagatgggcgtggccggcaatggaaGTTCTCATGTCTTCTCAACTCTGAACTCTAATTGGATGGCTATTCATTCCAAAATAGCCCTCCATAAGCAATTGGAATAAGATCGAGAAAGCAAAAACTTGAAAGctttcagtatgcaatctacgaattACTCCATTACTACGCAACGCAAAATGTACATGGTTGCATGGCCACTCAATGCAAATTTCGGATAAAATATACTGCCAAAAACAAACACAACATTTGTGTAGGTAATAACTTCATTACTTTATTCCTTAAAGATCATTCCTTCAAAATCTCACAACCTTTCCGCGGTACGATCCAACGATATACTTATCATAGGCAGGATGCTTCTCAACCACAAACCGCCAGTACAGCTTCTCTGCGCTGAAGGCTAGCAGTGAAACGCCGTAACCAATGGCCAGTGCTATGAAGGCAGCCGTTAGCTTTTGCAAGTCCATCGTAGCTTCTTGTGGGGGAATTTCGACGTTGGACTGGAACTCTTCAATGGCGTCGGCAAGCCATTTCTTCGTGAGCCCAGCTTCCACCAGGGCCCGAACATACTTGTCCACCTTTGGTTTCAGCGGTGAGTTTTTCTCCAGTCCAATCGATATCGGCATGTGGACGGCACATTCTTCCATGATGTGTAACGTTTCGCGAGCTTTAGCAGACTTTCGCGTTGCCCGAAGATGTTTCAACATGTACACGTTGTCATAATACGCAAAATGTCCTTCAACGACTCGTTCGACCGCGGCTTCCGCTTTGGGGGTATGCTCGAGCTTCTGCCCTATCTGCATGGACACTTGATCCGAAGCACtttgaaagaataatttgtTCTGTTCTCCCCAAGCTCCACAGCGGATGGGGCTATCGGCGAGATCTTTCAGCTTGTCGATGGTAACCCTAGCCACAGGATTGGCCAAAATTGCGGTTAATGAAGCCCGATAGGCAACCACCAGAAGTATGCAATAGATCCAATACCATCCAGTCAGGAGGCGCAAAGGCCAACCTTTTGGGAGTCGTGGCAGAGAAACTAGCAAAAGCATACTATACGTATAGATGATACATCCAGAGAAAGTATCAAATATGTCCCGGGGAGGCAGGGGATCTTTCCAAGGAAGAGCTTGTCTTTTGAATGGAATCATTTTGAGCATTTTCAGTTTGTTCATATTTGAGGTATCCGTCGATTTCTTCTTGAACTTCAACCATTTCCGGTTACCCAGTGCTCTCTTATAGCTATTCACCATACCACAAACTATCTTGAAATGAACTTTCCGATTGCGTTTTCTACTTCTTTTTGCAATCATATCCAAGTCGCTGCGATAGGATTGTTCGTGGCGTACGAACATGAGAAGCCTCGACAGGGCATAGAATACGGTTCCGATCGAAAACAGCGATGCCAGGACGCCAGCCCACATTCCTCCGGTGAAAGGCAGTATTAGCGTCGTCCAAGAATTGTCGGTCAGCGCTTCCGGAGTCAGGAACGTCAGACACTCGGTGTTGTACGGGATGCTCAGGTCCATGATTTCCAAGTGGTATTGCGTGTGGTGGAGATCAGCCAACGCAAAGTCAGCGTGGCCTTCATTCTGGAAAACATAGTTAAAacaatgaagaaatttgtggcTCATCTTTGTATAAAAAATTGTTTCGCGCGACAAGATGCAGAATGGATTTTTATACAGCACAAGTTGTAATTGACAATCAGTATGCAATTCAAACGAGTTATGTTATGAATATGAAAAATGACGCGTAGTAACTTAAGATTATACTTTAACTCTGTGAGATATAGTAGTATATATATTCAAGTGTTAAAATGTAGTCTACTTTTGATTTacgaactaaataaataaatatggccACAAATCGAGCTTTGTGGCGCGaaattcagtgttatctgtttagatgttaattaTATAAGTAAATATTCTAAAATGCAATTTTCTGCCCATAAGCTTTGAAAAGTTATGATTCGGTAGATTCTACTCATTTCAATGGTAGTGATTCAATTCAATCCATACCATTTCTCCGAGTAATCCTGTAGCATTTTCGCCGTCTGTTACGGTACCCCACATGGCAACGGCTGCATCATCGCTTTCGTAGAaatccatttcaaatttcattgctTCGGAAATCGCTTTGAGCAGCTCCACTTCCAACCCGTAGTACTTCAAATGCTCGTCCGTCTCATTGTGGGTGGTTCTGAATATCGCCGGTGTATGCTCCAGCACTACGACCTTCATCGATTGTCCGTCCAAGTTAGTGGTCTTATCCGAGAACAGTTTTCGGCCTTTTCGAAATTTTCCGTTGAACCAAAAATCGAGCCTTCGCGAAATAAACACTCCTCTCAAGGGGAACGGAAACGGAACGGTGCTTAGTTCGTA includes:
- the LOC5565849 gene encoding uncharacterized protein LOC5565849 codes for the protein MHTSTRGWMVRFFLISSFLSTLVESKPATNRSNFDDDNDLADFGHLLIDLVAKMKAGHCYAFITDNIYQVVLTGRLFREIETFPRYVVQIPDYEDTLDPGTRVRCMLEEVRKIGCGAYVILLTNGIQMERLLRFGDRTRIINTRAKFIILHDYRLFVPDLHFLWKRIVNVVFVRQLVIDKAKKRHESHHYELSTVPFPFPLRGVFISRRLDFWFNGKFRKGRKLFSDKTTNLDGQSMKVVVLEHTPAIFRTTHNETDEHLKYYGLEVELLKAISEAMKFEMDFYESDDAAVAMWGTVTDGENATGLLGEMNEGHADFALADLHHTQYHLEIMDLSIPYNTECLTFLTPEALTDNSWTTLILPFTGGMWAGVLASLFSIGTVFYALSRLLMFVRHEQSYRSDLDMIAKRSRKRNRKVHFKIVCGMVNSYKRALGNRKWLKFKKKSTDTSNMNKLKMLKMIPFKRQALPWKDPLPPRDIFDTFSGCIIYTYSMLLLVSLPRLPKGWPLRLLTGWYWIYCILLVVAYRASLTAILANPVARVTIDKLKDLADSPIRCGAWGEQNKLFFQSASDQVSMQIGQKLEHTPKAEAAVERVVEGHFAYYDNVYMLKHLRATRKSAKARETLHIMEECAVHMPISIGLEKNSPLKPKVDKYVRALVEAGLTKKWLADAIEEFQSNVEIPPQEATMDLQKLTAAFIALAIGYGVSLLAFSAEKLYWRFVVEKHPAYDKYIVGSYRGKVVRF